One genomic region from Bacillus solimangrovi encodes:
- a CDS encoding competence protein ComK, with protein MISDAQKPIKFEINENTMAIVAERRIEGSIYSRVLELDGEVVVPVKPAKIIDDSCRYFGSSLKGRQEGTKAITGISYKSPIAIDPSSGIYMFPTNSPRCNHCSWIAHQYISHYAPSDDGRTSVTFTNGQSLLLEISFRSFENQLNRTAQFRYLLSKRIQLA; from the coding sequence GTGATTAGTGATGCACAAAAGCCGATTAAATTTGAAATCAATGAAAATACAATGGCGATTGTTGCGGAGAGGAGGATAGAGGGGTCAATTTATTCAAGAGTGTTGGAGTTAGATGGAGAGGTTGTTGTACCCGTCAAACCTGCTAAGATTATTGATGATAGTTGCCGTTATTTTGGAAGTAGCTTAAAAGGTAGGCAAGAGGGGACAAAAGCAATAACAGGTATTAGTTATAAATCCCCCATTGCAATTGATCCATCAAGTGGCATATATATGTTCCCCACAAATTCACCTCGTTGTAATCATTGTTCTTGGATTGCCCACCAATACATTTCCCACTATGCCCCTTCAGATGATGGAAGAACGAGTGTTACATTTACAAATGGTCAATCTCTCTTGCTTGAAATATCATTCCGTTCATTTGAGAACCAACTTAATCGAACAGCACAATTTCGTTACTTGCTTTCCAAGCGGATACAACTAGCATAA
- a CDS encoding TVP38/TMEM64 family protein produces the protein MNVPFVGINITVDQIVSWLNDYAGLGPLPGILLPFFEAMLPFLPLVLFVMGNAAAFGLWQGFLFSWIGTVLGALVIYFVIRKLKDTKPFHFLRKKEQFQRLADWVERHGFGPLFLLYCFPFSPSALINLVAGLSNISKKQFTLAVVLGKMVMVFFISLVGQDLVTLIREPQKLLVFLVVMGGMWLIGKIIERRLQAG, from the coding sequence ATGAATGTTCCCTTCGTTGGAATTAATATAACAGTAGATCAAATTGTATCATGGTTAAATGATTATGCAGGTTTAGGACCTTTACCAGGTATCCTTCTTCCTTTTTTTGAAGCAATGTTGCCATTTTTACCACTTGTTTTGTTTGTGATGGGGAATGCTGCAGCATTTGGCTTATGGCAAGGTTTTTTGTTCTCGTGGATTGGGACAGTATTAGGCGCGTTAGTCATTTATTTTGTTATTAGAAAGTTAAAGGATACAAAACCATTCCATTTTTTAAGAAAAAAAGAGCAGTTTCAGCGTTTAGCTGACTGGGTAGAACGGCATGGATTTGGCCCATTGTTTTTGCTATACTGCTTCCCATTCTCTCCTTCAGCATTAATTAACTTAGTTGCTGGGTTGTCAAATATAAGTAAAAAACAATTTACATTAGCAGTAGTGCTTGGGAAAATGGTTATGGTATTTTTTATATCACTTGTCGGTCAAGATTTAGTTACATTAATTCGAGAACCACAAAAACTGCTAGTTTTTCTAGTTGTTATGGGAGGCATGTGGTTAATCGGGAAAATAATAGAACGACGTTTGCAAGCAGGATGA
- the lepB gene encoding signal peptidase I, which translates to MRNGTRRMMLSWLRSLSIALLIAIIVRTFVFSSYVVQGESMLPTLQDGNLLIINKIGYKITDIRRFDVVVFHANQREDYVKRVIGLPGDTIAVKDNVLYVNEQPFEQPFFEHTEDIQSSQIFTDDFTLEGLTGERVVPEDALFVMGDNRMNSRDSRFFGFITTEEVVGKVNLRYWPMQQLDVHF; encoded by the coding sequence ATGAGGAATGGTACTAGGAGAATGATGCTTAGTTGGTTAAGATCATTATCAATTGCTTTATTAATTGCCATTATTGTTCGCACATTTGTTTTTTCAAGTTATGTCGTACAAGGTGAATCGATGTTACCGACATTACAGGATGGTAACTTACTTATCATTAATAAAATTGGTTATAAGATAACAGATATAAGACGGTTTGATGTTGTTGTATTTCATGCTAATCAACGTGAAGATTATGTGAAACGAGTAATCGGTCTTCCAGGTGATACAATTGCTGTAAAGGATAATGTTCTATATGTAAATGAACAGCCATTTGAACAACCATTCTTTGAACATACAGAGGATATACAGTCGTCACAAATTTTTACTGATGATTTTACACTTGAAGGATTAACAGGTGAAAGAGTAGTACCAGAGGATGCATTATTTGTTATGGGCGATAATCGAATGAACAGCAGAGATAGCCGTTTTTTCGGTTTTATAACAACAGAAGAAGTCGTAGGAAAAGTGAATTTAAGATATTGGCCAATGCAACAATTAGATGTCCATTTTTAA
- the addB gene encoding helicase-exonuclease AddAB subunit AddB, producing MSLRFILGRSGSGKSSKCLNEIRERLKQEPDGEPIIYLVPEQMTFQSESLLTHTPELGGMIRSQVFSFTRLAWRVLQETGGIARYHLSTTGIQMVLRRIIENNKKHLKVFQKASNTNGFVEQMETMITEFKRYCVESEDLLKKKEEIDRATSKQPLDVVLSDKLHDFHLIYHAFERYLEGHYVDSEDYLQLLADGIPNAESLAGAEIYVDGFHSFTPQELLVLSSLMKHCKRVNVTLTLDSQIERENIHELDLFHMTASTYERLQKIALEEQVEVEVPCLLEKTPVRFEEIPSLAHLEQHYETRPAPAFIGQANVFLHPAVNRRAEVEGIARQIYQLVQSDGYRYRDIAILLRNSSDYHDLFVTIFEDYKIPIFLDQKQVMLNHPLIEFIRSCLDIIQGNWRYEAVFRALKTELLFPYDDDRKMLREEVDILENYALAYGVQGSYWKQKEPWRYSRFRTSVDKVHIQTDREAAYEKRLNQLRDKIVPPLHRLERNMKRVSTVREQCTVLYEFLEEMDIPKKLERLRDEAENTGRLTNAREHDQVWGSVVNLFDEIVEVMEEDELSFELFRKILDAGLESMRFSLVPPAIDQVLVGDIERSRFSHIKCTFIVGVNDGVLPAKPIEDGILAENEREALSLSGLELSPSSKRQLLDENFLIYLALSSASERLFISYPLANEEGKALVPSVLIKRISDLFPQLEEQILFDDPSEEVNADQIRYVTSPRKTVAYVATQMQQWKRGYPIASLWWDVYNWYVTNPEEKFAVKNALSSLFYRNEAVSLNEDVSKKLYGKHMQTSVSRMERYQACAFSQFASHGLRLKERDHYRLEAPDIGQLFHEALRRLAEYVRKENMDWGKLSKEDCHQLSKQMVEQLAPNIQRQILLSSNRYEYIKHKLQEVVERASTVLSEQARHSGFAPVGLELGFGKNQEDLLPPLQFTLPNGCTMEVIGRIDRVDQAMENGQGILLRIIDYKSSQKNLDLTEVYFGLALQMLTYLDVVITYAKQWLGQEADPAGVLYFHVHNPMLNTTGMMKQEDIEYSLFKEFKMKGLLTAEEKIVRLMDTNLESGHSDMIPVALTKTGGFYKGSSIASKEEFELLQQHVRNLLMHIGQGITDGTTEINPYKLNDKIPCTFCSYKSVCQFDQSLEENDYRTMKKKEREEIFEELRSAGEDDE from the coding sequence GTGTCACTACGTTTTATACTTGGACGCTCAGGTAGTGGAAAGTCAAGTAAATGCTTAAATGAAATAAGGGAACGTCTTAAACAGGAACCAGATGGTGAGCCGATTATTTATCTTGTTCCTGAACAGATGACATTTCAGTCAGAGTCCCTTTTGACTCATACGCCTGAATTAGGTGGGATGATCAGATCACAAGTGTTTAGTTTTACACGTCTTGCTTGGCGTGTGTTGCAAGAGACGGGTGGAATTGCGCGTTATCATTTATCTACAACAGGGATTCAGATGGTATTACGTCGTATTATTGAGAATAATAAAAAGCATTTAAAGGTATTTCAAAAAGCTTCAAATACGAATGGTTTTGTTGAACAGATGGAGACGATGATTACAGAATTTAAGCGATATTGTGTTGAATCGGAAGATTTATTGAAGAAAAAAGAAGAGATCGATCGTGCCACATCAAAACAACCGTTAGATGTTGTCTTAAGTGATAAACTACATGATTTTCATTTAATTTACCATGCATTTGAAAGGTATCTCGAAGGTCATTATGTTGATTCAGAAGATTATTTACAATTACTTGCTGATGGTATTCCAAATGCAGAAAGCTTGGCGGGTGCAGAAATCTATGTAGATGGATTTCATAGTTTTACACCACAAGAGTTGCTCGTTTTATCATCTTTAATGAAGCATTGCAAACGAGTTAATGTTACGTTAACGCTTGATAGCCAAATAGAAAGAGAGAACATACATGAGTTAGATTTATTTCACATGACTGCTTCAACCTATGAACGCTTACAAAAAATTGCACTCGAAGAACAAGTTGAGGTAGAAGTTCCTTGTCTATTAGAGAAAACTCCGGTTCGCTTTGAAGAAATTCCGTCACTTGCTCATTTAGAACAACATTACGAGACACGCCCAGCCCCAGCATTTATCGGACAAGCAAATGTTTTTCTTCATCCTGCGGTCAATCGTAGAGCTGAAGTAGAGGGTATTGCACGACAAATTTATCAACTCGTTCAATCTGATGGTTATCGTTATCGTGATATTGCAATTTTACTCCGAAATAGCTCAGATTATCATGATTTATTTGTAACGATCTTTGAAGATTATAAGATCCCTATTTTTCTTGATCAAAAGCAAGTGATGTTGAATCATCCACTAATTGAATTCATTCGGTCATGTTTAGATATTATTCAAGGAAATTGGCGTTATGAAGCTGTATTTCGAGCGTTGAAAACAGAACTACTCTTTCCATATGATGATGACAGGAAAATGCTAAGAGAAGAGGTGGATATTCTCGAGAATTACGCACTAGCTTATGGTGTTCAAGGTTCCTATTGGAAACAGAAAGAACCTTGGCGTTACAGTCGTTTCCGAACGTCTGTTGACAAAGTACATATTCAGACTGATCGTGAGGCAGCGTATGAGAAACGTTTGAATCAATTACGAGATAAAATTGTCCCACCACTACATCGACTAGAAAGAAACATGAAACGAGTAAGCACTGTACGAGAACAATGTACGGTTTTGTATGAGTTTCTAGAGGAAATGGACATACCGAAGAAACTTGAACGATTACGAGATGAAGCAGAGAACACAGGTAGGTTAACAAACGCGAGAGAACATGACCAAGTGTGGGGGTCTGTTGTTAACTTATTTGATGAAATAGTTGAGGTGATGGAAGAGGATGAGTTATCCTTTGAACTATTTCGAAAGATTCTAGACGCGGGTTTGGAATCAATGCGTTTTTCACTTGTGCCACCTGCAATCGATCAAGTGTTAGTTGGAGATATTGAGCGATCTCGTTTCTCACATATTAAATGTACATTCATTGTCGGGGTAAATGATGGAGTTTTACCTGCAAAACCTATAGAGGACGGAATTTTAGCGGAAAATGAGCGAGAGGCGTTATCACTAAGTGGACTAGAGCTATCACCAAGTAGTAAACGCCAGCTTCTCGATGAGAATTTTCTAATTTACCTCGCATTATCAAGTGCATCTGAAAGATTATTTATTAGTTACCCACTTGCGAATGAAGAAGGTAAAGCGCTTGTTCCCTCAGTTTTAATTAAACGGATTAGTGACTTATTCCCTCAATTAGAGGAGCAAATTTTATTTGATGATCCATCAGAAGAAGTGAATGCCGATCAAATACGTTACGTAACAAGTCCGCGCAAAACAGTCGCATATGTTGCGACACAGATGCAACAGTGGAAGCGAGGATACCCTATTGCATCACTTTGGTGGGATGTGTATAACTGGTATGTTACAAATCCAGAAGAAAAGTTTGCTGTAAAAAATGCCCTAAGCAGTTTGTTTTATCGGAATGAAGCAGTGTCGCTTAATGAAGACGTAAGTAAAAAGTTGTATGGAAAGCATATGCAAACAAGTGTTTCAAGAATGGAACGATATCAAGCATGTGCATTTTCTCAATTTGCATCACACGGTTTACGTCTGAAGGAGAGGGATCATTATCGATTAGAAGCACCTGATATTGGACAGTTATTCCATGAAGCATTAAGGCGTCTAGCTGAGTATGTTCGTAAAGAAAACATGGACTGGGGTAAGCTATCAAAAGAAGATTGCCATCAGTTATCAAAGCAAATGGTTGAACAGCTTGCACCGAATATTCAACGACAAATTTTATTAAGTTCAAATCGATATGAATACATTAAGCACAAACTCCAAGAAGTTGTGGAACGAGCATCAACAGTTTTAAGTGAACAAGCAAGGCATAGTGGGTTTGCACCAGTTGGATTAGAACTAGGTTTTGGAAAGAATCAAGAAGATTTATTACCGCCATTGCAATTTACATTACCGAATGGTTGTACGATGGAAGTCATTGGTCGTATCGATCGAGTCGATCAAGCGATGGAGAACGGACAAGGGATTTTATTGCGCATAATAGACTATAAATCAAGCCAAAAGAATTTAGATTTAACTGAAGTTTATTTTGGTTTAGCATTACAAATGTTAACGTACTTGGACGTTGTGATAACGTATGCTAAGCAATGGTTAGGGCAAGAGGCAGATCCTGCAGGTGTACTCTATTTCCATGTACATAATCCAATGCTTAATACAACAGGCATGATGAAACAAGAGGACATTGAATATAGTCTTTTCAAAGAATTTAAGATGAAGGGACTGCTCACAGCCGAAGAGAAAATTGTTCGGTTGATGGATACGAATTTAGAATCAGGTCATTCAGATATGATTCCTGTTGCGTTAACAAAAACAGGAGGATTTTATAAAGGATCGTCGATTGCTAGTAAAGAAGAATTCGAACTGTTACAACAACATGTTAGAAATTTATTAATGCATATCGGACAAGGGATTACAGATGGAACGACTGAAATAAACCCGTATAAGTTGAATGATAAAATACCATGTACGTTTTGTTCTTATAAGTCGGTTTGTCAATTCGACCAATCTCTTGAGGAGAACGATTATCGCACTATGAAGAAGAAAGAAAGAGAAGAAATCTTCGAAGAACTGAGAAGTGCAGGTGAAGATGATGAATAA